Proteins encoded by one window of Synechococcus sp. WH 7805:
- the panB gene encoding 3-methyl-2-oxobutanoate hydroxymethyltransferase, which yields MRTSDLIRFKQSGRTIAMLTAWDALSASVVEEAGADIVLVGDSLAMVSLGHATTLPVTLEQMLQHTQAVCRGLRKPPSDQPLVITDLPFLSYQCGLDRAVAAAGHLLKHSSAAGVKLEGAEPEVVKVIERLVRMGIPVMGHLGLTPQSVHQLGYRRQAKDPVSQERLLRHASHLETAGCFALVLEHIPEGLAGQVRRNLQIPVIGIGAGQDCDGQVSVTADLLGLTPTQPPFSPALLEGRTLGVEALRSWLEGQRGSATTPTTAPPPPGSDC from the coding sequence TTGCGAACCTCTGATCTGATCCGCTTCAAACAATCCGGTCGCACCATCGCCATGCTCACGGCTTGGGATGCCCTCAGTGCCTCTGTCGTTGAAGAAGCAGGAGCTGACATCGTGCTGGTCGGGGACTCCCTAGCCATGGTGAGCCTTGGTCACGCCACCACGTTGCCTGTGACCCTTGAGCAGATGCTGCAGCACACCCAGGCGGTCTGCAGAGGGTTGCGCAAGCCTCCATCCGATCAACCTTTGGTAATTACGGATCTGCCCTTTCTGAGCTACCAGTGCGGTCTTGATCGTGCCGTGGCTGCTGCAGGGCACCTGCTGAAGCACTCCTCTGCAGCCGGCGTGAAGCTGGAAGGCGCCGAACCGGAGGTGGTGAAAGTGATCGAGCGGCTGGTGCGCATGGGCATTCCAGTCATGGGCCACTTAGGACTGACACCCCAATCAGTGCATCAGCTGGGGTACCGCCGCCAAGCGAAGGATCCAGTTAGCCAGGAGCGCTTACTGCGCCACGCCAGCCACCTCGAGACGGCCGGCTGCTTTGCGTTGGTTCTGGAACACATTCCGGAAGGGCTGGCGGGTCAGGTGCGGCGAAACCTTCAAATCCCTGTGATTGGAATCGGCGCTGGGCAGGACTGCGATGGCCAGGTGAGCGTGACAGCTGATCTGCTGGGGCTGACTCCAACGCAGCCACCCTTCAGCCCTGCACTCCTGGAGGGGAGGACTCTGGGCGTCGAAGCACTCCGGTCCTGGTTGGAGGGTCAGCGTGGATCGGCAACGACTCCCACCACTGCACCACCTCCACCAGGATCTGATTGCTGA
- the ftsZ gene encoding cell division protein FtsZ produces the protein MQTQHNGSKVTMEIVNGQQSSSPAEEGILPSQSARIEVIGVGGGGSNAVNRMIISDLEGVTYRVLNTDAQALIQSAAVHRVQLGQTLTRGLGAGGNPSIGQKAAEESRADLQQAIQGSDLVFIAAGMGGGTGTGAAPVVAEVAKESGALTVGIVTKPFGFEGRRRMRQADEGIARLAEHVDTLIVIPNDRLRDAIAAAPLQEAFRSADDVLRMGVKGICDIITCPGLVNVDFADVRSVMTEAGTALLGIGVGSGRSRAIEAAQTAINSPLLEAARIDGAKGCVINISGGRDMTLEDMTSASEVIYDVVDPEANIIVGAVVDEALEGEIHVTVIATGFESGQPYRSERSIPKPAAMPYVSPEPMDAGARIPEFLRQRQSRTDQSE, from the coding sequence ATGCAAACGCAGCACAACGGCTCAAAAGTAACGATGGAGATAGTGAACGGTCAGCAGTCGTCGTCTCCAGCTGAAGAAGGAATTCTTCCAAGTCAGTCAGCGCGCATTGAAGTCATCGGCGTTGGTGGTGGTGGAAGCAATGCTGTCAATCGCATGATCATCAGCGATCTCGAGGGAGTGACCTATCGGGTGCTGAACACCGATGCCCAAGCCCTGATCCAGTCCGCGGCCGTTCATCGTGTTCAACTCGGTCAAACCCTCACCCGGGGGCTCGGCGCTGGTGGCAATCCCAGCATCGGCCAGAAAGCAGCAGAAGAATCCAGAGCTGATCTTCAGCAAGCCATTCAGGGTTCTGATCTGGTCTTTATCGCCGCAGGCATGGGCGGCGGAACCGGAACTGGCGCAGCCCCCGTTGTCGCTGAGGTCGCCAAGGAAAGTGGTGCGCTCACAGTCGGCATCGTCACCAAACCCTTTGGATTTGAAGGTCGCCGCCGGATGCGTCAAGCCGATGAAGGGATCGCACGTCTTGCTGAACATGTGGACACGCTGATCGTGATTCCCAATGACAGGCTCAGAGATGCCATTGCAGCAGCTCCTCTTCAGGAAGCATTCCGCAGTGCCGATGACGTGTTGCGAATGGGTGTGAAGGGAATTTGCGACATCATCACTTGCCCAGGCCTTGTCAATGTTGATTTTGCCGACGTGCGTTCGGTGATGACCGAAGCCGGTACAGCTCTGCTTGGTATCGGCGTCGGATCCGGTCGCTCTCGTGCCATCGAAGCGGCTCAGACTGCGATCAACAGTCCACTCCTCGAGGCGGCTCGGATCGATGGTGCCAAGGGATGTGTGATCAACATCAGTGGTGGTCGTGACATGACCCTCGAAGACATGACCAGCGCTTCAGAAGTGATCTACGACGTGGTGGATCCTGAAGCGAACATCATCGTGGGAGCCGTGGTGGACGAAGCTCTCGAAGGGGAAATTCACGTCACTGTGATTGCCACGGGTTTTGAAAGCGGCCAGCCCTATCGCAGTGAGCGAAGCATTCCAAAACCGGCAGCCATGCCTTATGTGTCCCCTGAACCCATGGATGCTGGAGCAAGGATTCCCGAGTTTTTGCGTCAGCGTCAATCCCGCACTGATCAATCAGAATGA
- a CDS encoding PIN/TRAM domain-containing protein yields MMHAAFKRGEQPGSNTMVEALILILFLISGSATGWMGVHLLPQELLDDVNAQWVRLGLTATGAGIGIVAGLVFRRLRQQLMQQVRTMPTDLLVSRAVGLILGLLVANLLLAPILLLPLAGASSLVKPLAAILSNGFFGVLGYNLAEVHGRTLLRLFNPTSTEALLVADGVLTPATAKILDTSVIIDGRIRGMIGCGLLEGKVIVAQTVIDEMQQLSDSNNLEKRGKGRRGLKLLNELREAYERRLVINTTRYDGAGTDDRLLQLTEDTGGTLVTADFNLAQVARLKSLKVMNLSELVIALRPEVQPGDELNLKIVREGKEDHQGVAYLEDGTMVVVENARSAIGERRPIVITGALQNPSGRMVFARLNKDSAPVGGGKESRNAQPARKSKNNERPTPESR; encoded by the coding sequence ATGATGCATGCTGCCTTCAAACGGGGTGAGCAGCCGGGATCCAACACGATGGTGGAAGCGCTCATTCTCATTCTGTTTCTGATCTCCGGTTCAGCCACAGGCTGGATGGGGGTCCACCTCCTGCCACAGGAGCTACTCGATGACGTGAATGCCCAGTGGGTGCGTCTCGGGCTCACAGCCACGGGCGCGGGCATTGGCATCGTGGCCGGCCTGGTGTTCCGGAGACTGCGTCAACAGCTGATGCAGCAAGTGCGGACCATGCCGACCGACCTGCTCGTAAGCCGAGCTGTTGGCCTCATCCTGGGGCTTCTGGTGGCCAACTTGCTGCTGGCACCAATCCTGTTGCTCCCCCTGGCAGGGGCTAGCTCCCTGGTGAAACCCCTCGCAGCCATTCTCAGCAACGGATTCTTCGGCGTGCTTGGGTACAACCTGGCCGAAGTGCACGGACGCACCCTGCTTCGGCTCTTCAATCCAACCTCAACGGAAGCACTGTTGGTGGCCGACGGAGTTCTCACACCGGCGACAGCCAAGATTCTTGATACCAGCGTGATCATCGATGGTCGTATCCGCGGAATGATCGGCTGCGGCCTGCTCGAAGGGAAAGTCATCGTGGCGCAGACCGTGATCGATGAGATGCAGCAGCTTTCAGACTCCAACAACCTCGAAAAACGCGGCAAAGGGCGTCGTGGACTCAAGCTGCTCAATGAACTGCGCGAAGCCTATGAGCGCCGCTTGGTCATCAACACCACCCGCTACGACGGTGCCGGAACTGATGATCGTCTACTCCAGTTGACCGAGGACACCGGTGGCACCCTGGTGACCGCTGACTTCAATTTGGCCCAGGTGGCACGGCTGAAGAGCCTGAAGGTGATGAACCTCAGCGAACTGGTCATTGCGCTGCGTCCAGAAGTACAACCTGGGGATGAACTCAATCTGAAAATCGTGCGTGAGGGAAAGGAGGATCACCAGGGCGTGGCCTACCTCGAGGACGGCACGATGGTGGTCGTGGAAAACGCCCGTTCGGCGATTGGAGAACGCCGTCCGATCGTGATTACTGGCGCCCTACAGAACCCAAGTGGTCGCATGGTTTTTGCCCGTTTAAACAAGGACAGTGCGCCGGTGGGTGGAGGCAAAGAGAGCCGAAACGCTCAGCCAGCACGCAAGAGCAAAAACAACGAACGTCCGACACCGGAATCCCGCTAA
- a CDS encoding ATP-dependent Clp protease proteolytic subunit yields the protein MPIGTPSVPYRLPGSQMERWVDIYTRLGVERILFLGSEVNDAVANSLVAQMLYLDSEDSGKPIYLYINSPGGSVTAGLAIYDTIQYVKSDVVTICVGLAASMGAFLLAAGTKGKRLALPHSRIMIHQPLGGTAQRQASDIEIEAREILRMKEMLNRSMAEMSGQSFEKIEKDTDRDYFLSSQEAMDYGLIDRVIAHPNEA from the coding sequence ATGCCCATCGGAACCCCGAGCGTCCCTTACCGCCTTCCCGGCAGCCAAATGGAGCGCTGGGTCGACATCTACACCCGTCTGGGAGTTGAGAGGATTTTGTTTCTTGGCTCAGAAGTCAATGACGCCGTCGCCAATAGCTTGGTGGCTCAGATGCTGTACCTCGACTCTGAAGACAGCGGCAAGCCGATCTACCTCTACATCAATTCTCCAGGTGGCTCGGTAACGGCTGGCTTAGCCATCTACGACACCATTCAGTACGTGAAGAGTGACGTTGTCACGATCTGCGTCGGCCTCGCCGCCTCCATGGGCGCTTTTCTTCTTGCAGCGGGTACCAAGGGCAAGCGATTGGCTCTCCCTCACAGCCGAATCATGATCCACCAGCCCCTAGGCGGGACAGCGCAACGGCAGGCCAGCGACATCGAAATCGAAGCCCGGGAAATCCTGCGCATGAAGGAGATGCTCAACCGCTCCATGGCGGAGATGAGCGGCCAGAGCTTTGAGAAAATCGAAAAGGACACTGATCGTGATTATTTCCTCAGCAGCCAGGAAGCCATGGATTACGGCCTCATCGATCGTGTGATCGCTCATCCGAACGAGGCCTGA
- a CDS encoding ATP-dependent Clp protease proteolytic subunit → MTTSAPYYGDSSVMRTPPPDLPSLLLKERIVYLGLPLFSDDDTKRQVGIDVTELIIAQLLYLEFDDPDKPIYFYINSTGTTWYTGDAIGFETEAFAICDTLRYVKPPVHTICIGQAMGTAAVILSAGTKGQRAALPHSSIVLHQPRSGARGQATDIQIRAKEVLHNKRAMLEILAANTGRSVEELSKDSDRMSYLTPDQAKDYGLIDRVLTSRKDLPSPVPAA, encoded by the coding sequence ATGACCACATCAGCCCCTTATTACGGAGACTCGTCGGTGATGAGAACACCACCGCCGGATCTTCCTTCATTGCTACTGAAGGAGCGAATCGTCTATCTGGGTCTTCCACTCTTTTCCGACGATGACACCAAGCGTCAAGTGGGTATCGATGTCACTGAGCTGATCATCGCCCAGCTCCTTTATCTGGAATTTGATGATCCCGACAAGCCAATTTATTTCTACATCAATTCCACAGGAACGACCTGGTACACCGGAGATGCCATCGGCTTCGAAACAGAAGCGTTCGCGATCTGCGACACCCTCCGCTACGTAAAACCTCCTGTCCACACCATCTGCATCGGTCAGGCCATGGGCACAGCGGCCGTGATCCTTTCTGCCGGTACCAAAGGGCAGCGCGCAGCGCTTCCGCATTCCTCGATCGTGTTGCACCAACCTCGTAGCGGTGCCCGCGGCCAAGCCACGGACATTCAGATCCGAGCGAAAGAGGTTCTTCACAACAAGCGCGCCATGCTTGAAATCCTCGCCGCCAACACAGGGCGTTCTGTGGAAGAACTCTCAAAGGATTCCGACCGCATGAGCTACCTCACTCCGGATCAAGCCAAGGACTATGGACTGATCGACCGGGTTCTTACCAGTCGCAAAGATCTTCCATCTCCGGTTCCCGCGGCCTAA
- the ilvC gene encoding ketol-acid reductoisomerase, with protein MAQLFYDTDADLSLLSGKTVAIIGYGSQGHAHALNLKDSGVDVVVGLYEGSRSAEKAKADGLEVLSVAEAAEKADWIMVLLPDEFQKDVYAKEIAPHLKAGKVLSFAHGFNIRFGLIQPPADVDVVMIAPKGPGHTVRWEYQNGQGVPALFAIEQDASGQARGLAMAYAKGIGGTRAGILETNFKEETETDLFGEQAVLCGGLSELVKAGFETLVEAGYQPELAYFECLHEVKLIVDLMVKGGLSAMRDSISNTAEYGDYVSGPRLITDDTKAEMKRILSDIQDGTFAKNFVAECEAGKPEMNKIREKDRGHKIEEVGKGLRSMFSWLKAS; from the coding sequence ATGGCTCAGCTTTTCTACGACACCGATGCCGATCTCTCGCTACTCAGCGGCAAGACGGTAGCCATCATCGGCTATGGCTCCCAGGGCCATGCCCATGCCCTCAATCTCAAGGACAGTGGCGTTGACGTGGTGGTGGGTCTGTACGAAGGCAGCCGCTCCGCTGAGAAAGCCAAGGCCGACGGTCTCGAGGTTCTCTCTGTGGCGGAAGCTGCCGAAAAAGCCGACTGGATCATGGTGCTCTTGCCCGATGAATTCCAGAAAGACGTTTATGCCAAGGAGATTGCACCGCATCTGAAAGCCGGCAAGGTGCTGAGCTTTGCCCATGGCTTCAACATCCGCTTCGGTCTGATCCAGCCGCCTGCCGACGTTGATGTGGTGATGATCGCCCCCAAGGGCCCAGGGCATACCGTGCGTTGGGAGTATCAGAACGGTCAAGGTGTTCCTGCTCTCTTCGCCATCGAGCAGGACGCTTCAGGCCAAGCCAGAGGCCTTGCCATGGCCTACGCAAAAGGGATCGGTGGCACCCGAGCAGGAATTCTGGAGACCAACTTCAAGGAGGAAACCGAGACTGATCTGTTCGGTGAACAGGCCGTACTCTGCGGCGGCCTCTCCGAACTGGTGAAGGCTGGTTTCGAAACCCTGGTGGAAGCTGGCTATCAACCCGAGTTGGCCTATTTCGAATGCCTGCACGAAGTGAAACTGATTGTGGATCTGATGGTGAAGGGTGGTCTGTCGGCGATGCGTGACTCCATCTCCAACACCGCCGAATACGGTGACTACGTCAGTGGTCCACGCCTGATCACCGACGACACCAAAGCGGAGATGAAGCGCATCCTCAGCGACATCCAAGACGGAACCTTCGCCAAAAACTTTGTCGCTGAATGCGAGGCCGGCAAGCCCGAGATGAACAAGATCCGCGAGAAGGACCGTGGCCACAAAATTGAAGAAGTGGGCAAGGGTCTGCGGTCGATGTTCAGCTGGTTGAAGGCCTCCTGA
- a CDS encoding sugar transferase: MLSASGRSVLKSSASGLRRRASRRHLQLIAAPPSSLTALTLVRRQSRVGRTIKRSGDVLFSLAVLTLGAPLFGLLAALVKLSSPGPVFYVQKRVGRGYRRFGCIKFRTMRADADSVLAQVLERSPAMRAEFERDFKLRDDPRITPIGRFLRRSSLDELPQFLNVLRGEMSVVGPRPIVDKEIERYSDYMDEVLAVRPGLTGLWQVSGRNNLSYAKRVRLDLAYARGRSFRLDFAIILRTFGVLLLPMDRGAY; encoded by the coding sequence TTGCTCAGCGCATCAGGGCGATCTGTCTTGAAGTCTTCGGCCTCAGGGCTCAGGCGTCGCGCATCGCGACGGCATCTTCAGCTGATTGCCGCTCCTCCCTCAAGCCTGACGGCGCTTACCCTCGTTCGCCGGCAAAGCCGAGTCGGGCGAACCATCAAGCGCAGTGGTGATGTTTTGTTTTCACTGGCTGTTCTCACGTTGGGTGCCCCGCTGTTCGGATTGTTGGCAGCACTCGTGAAACTCAGCTCTCCTGGGCCTGTGTTTTACGTGCAGAAACGTGTTGGTCGGGGATACCGGCGCTTCGGCTGCATCAAATTCCGCACCATGCGGGCTGATGCGGACTCCGTGTTGGCTCAGGTGTTGGAGCGATCGCCAGCCATGCGTGCTGAATTTGAGCGTGATTTCAAGCTGCGGGACGATCCGCGGATTACTCCGATTGGTCGTTTCCTCAGGCGATCAAGTCTTGATGAACTTCCACAGTTTCTCAATGTGTTGCGTGGAGAGATGAGCGTGGTGGGTCCTAGGCCGATTGTGGACAAGGAAATTGAGCGCTACTCCGACTACATGGATGAGGTGCTGGCCGTTCGCCCAGGATTGACTGGGCTTTGGCAAGTGAGTGGTCGCAATAATCTCAGCTACGCCAAAAGGGTTCGATTGGACCTGGCCTATGCCAGAGGCCGTTCATTCCGGCTTGATTTCGCCATCATCCTGCGCACGTTTGGAGTTCTTCTGCTGCCGATGGACCGGGGGGCTTATTGA
- a CDS encoding sulfotransferase, with product MNSGRKIGGLVKYFPTAMEVVNDNQQHFCDFKSFCLIIGNSRSGSTILGSIVDAHPNAIIANETMASQVFWRGLSKSDILGEIIENSSANFQSGRQSEEYQYQIGAAPGSKSAVSVYGDKIWNPATLLLHGDYDLISGLERTLEAKVVLIASIRNPFDTIATMHKRSKAPIEDRIRWFFMHCDALAAIEAKKTKSSFLISYHEQLIDCPDEEISRILRALMLPLDHQHLKNVDRLLYRRPSNSRSSIEWTMAEVDEILERMQRFPFLSIYENHTP from the coding sequence GTGAACTCGGGCCGAAAAATCGGTGGCTTGGTTAAATATTTTCCGACAGCGATGGAAGTAGTGAACGATAATCAGCAGCATTTTTGTGATTTTAAGTCGTTTTGTTTGATTATCGGCAATTCTCGAAGTGGTTCGACAATCCTTGGCTCAATTGTGGATGCGCATCCGAATGCCATTATCGCCAATGAAACCATGGCGTCTCAAGTCTTCTGGAGAGGACTTAGTAAGAGTGACATTCTTGGGGAGATCATTGAGAATTCTTCTGCTAACTTTCAGTCTGGGCGTCAGTCTGAAGAGTATCAATATCAAATTGGTGCGGCACCTGGTTCAAAGTCTGCTGTCAGTGTTTATGGTGACAAGATATGGAATCCAGCAACATTGCTGCTGCATGGAGACTATGACCTGATTTCTGGTTTGGAGAGAACATTAGAAGCGAAAGTTGTTTTAATTGCCTCAATCCGTAATCCTTTTGATACGATTGCCACGATGCATAAACGCAGCAAAGCACCAATTGAAGATCGCATTCGATGGTTTTTCATGCACTGTGATGCCTTGGCTGCTATAGAAGCAAAAAAGACGAAATCGAGCTTTTTAATCAGTTACCATGAGCAATTAATTGATTGCCCAGATGAGGAGATCTCGCGGATTTTGCGCGCTCTGATGCTTCCCTTGGACCATCAGCATCTTAAAAATGTTGATCGGCTTCTTTACAGACGGCCGAGTAACAGTAGGTCGTCGATTGAGTGGACCATGGCTGAAGTTGATGAAATCTTGGAGCGCATGCAGCGCTTCCCCTTCCTGTCCATCTATGAGAATCACACTCCATGA
- the cbiB gene encoding adenosylcobinamide-phosphate synthase CbiB, translating into MQPVVLVIAAAGLDWLIGDPLWSPHPVVGMGLGIERLRQQMEHWAGDRPRELRLSGYLITSVLVLTSVAAGWLIERLWLQSSGHWRWAAGLLLVVALASALAARSLHDGVMAVVKALPAKDDEEPSLARERLSWIVGRDTKQLSREEILRAAAETASENAVDGVFAPLFWMLVGVVLWSAGLLQSPGPLALAWGFKASSTLDSMLGYKRGRLRWLGTAGARLDDALTWVPCRLVMLTLPLISRSWRLWLALVLAAERDGALDPSPNAGRSEAIYAHCAGVQLGGRNRYGDTWITKPLLKAGGNEANPHGVRTILSLSARLQWGWLVAAGGLSLLTQQ; encoded by the coding sequence ATTCAGCCCGTTGTCCTGGTGATCGCCGCTGCCGGTCTCGACTGGTTGATCGGCGATCCCCTCTGGTCTCCCCATCCCGTTGTTGGGATGGGCCTGGGCATCGAACGTCTCAGGCAACAGATGGAACACTGGGCAGGAGACCGTCCCAGGGAACTCCGGTTGAGCGGTTATCTGATCACCTCTGTGCTGGTTTTAACCAGCGTTGCCGCTGGTTGGCTGATTGAGCGCCTTTGGCTGCAGTCCAGCGGACATTGGCGGTGGGCCGCTGGTCTGCTCCTGGTTGTGGCGCTAGCGAGTGCTCTTGCAGCACGCAGCCTCCACGATGGTGTCATGGCCGTCGTCAAAGCCCTCCCAGCCAAGGACGATGAAGAGCCGTCCCTTGCACGAGAACGTCTCAGCTGGATTGTGGGCCGCGATACGAAGCAGCTGAGCCGCGAGGAAATTCTGCGAGCAGCTGCGGAAACAGCCAGTGAAAATGCCGTTGATGGCGTTTTCGCGCCCTTGTTCTGGATGCTCGTTGGCGTTGTTCTATGGAGCGCAGGCTTGCTCCAAAGTCCTGGCCCTCTCGCACTGGCCTGGGGATTCAAGGCCAGCAGCACCCTTGACTCAATGCTGGGCTACAAACGCGGGAGGTTGCGCTGGTTAGGAACAGCAGGCGCCCGTTTGGACGATGCCCTCACCTGGGTGCCATGCCGGCTGGTGATGTTGACACTGCCGCTGATCAGCCGCAGCTGGCGATTATGGCTTGCTCTAGTGCTGGCAGCAGAACGAGATGGAGCTCTGGATCCTTCACCCAATGCGGGACGGTCTGAAGCGATCTACGCCCATTGCGCCGGGGTTCAGTTGGGAGGCAGAAACCGTTATGGAGACACCTGGATCACAAAACCACTCCTTAAGGCTGGAGGGAATGAAGCCAACCCGCACGGAGTAAGAACCATCCTGAGCCTGTCGGCACGACTTCAATGGGGGTGGCTGGTTGCAGCGGGGGGACTGAGCCTGCTCACGCAGCAATGA
- a CDS encoding D-alanine--D-alanine ligase family protein produces the protein MPTSLLRVGVVFGGESGEHAVSIQSALTVIKALIAPDNQDRFEVIPVYIDREGRWWGPTVAQRVLDQNHAINSEDLPQPLPAPGLRQWPVDPDTVDIWYPVLHGPNGEDGTVQGLFTLMNKPFVGSGVLGSAVGMDKLAMKAAFAAAGLSQVPYLGLNAIDLEEPERLEQLLTRLEKELGYPCFVKPANLGSSVGITKARTRDELLDGLHQAAVLDTRLLVEQGVKARELECAVLGRRHLRASVVGEIRFDADWYDYETKYTEGRSQTLIPAPLPASVSQQIQAMAIRACQAVHAYGQARVDVFYDETSGQIWLNEINTLPGFTSQSMYPTLWEATGIPLPQLVAQLVDTARE, from the coding sequence ATGCCGACTTCCCTTCTCCGCGTTGGCGTGGTGTTCGGAGGTGAGTCCGGAGAGCATGCCGTATCGATCCAATCGGCCCTCACGGTGATCAAGGCATTAATCGCCCCGGACAATCAAGATCGGTTCGAGGTGATTCCGGTTTACATCGATCGCGAGGGTCGCTGGTGGGGCCCGACAGTGGCCCAGCGCGTTCTCGACCAGAACCACGCCATCAACTCCGAAGACCTGCCCCAACCTCTGCCCGCTCCAGGGCTGCGTCAGTGGCCGGTGGATCCCGACACGGTGGACATCTGGTATCCGGTTTTGCATGGTCCCAACGGTGAAGACGGCACGGTGCAAGGTCTGTTCACGCTGATGAACAAACCCTTCGTGGGCTCCGGGGTGCTCGGATCCGCAGTGGGAATGGACAAACTCGCGATGAAAGCCGCATTCGCGGCAGCAGGACTCTCCCAGGTTCCCTATCTGGGATTGAATGCGATCGACCTGGAGGAACCGGAGCGGCTTGAGCAGCTTCTGACCAGGTTGGAGAAGGAGTTGGGATACCCCTGTTTCGTTAAACCCGCCAACCTTGGGTCATCTGTGGGCATCACGAAGGCCCGAACGAGAGATGAGCTACTGGATGGCTTGCACCAGGCTGCTGTGCTCGACACCAGATTGCTTGTGGAGCAAGGTGTCAAAGCCAGAGAGCTCGAATGCGCCGTATTAGGGCGTCGTCATTTGCGGGCCTCTGTGGTGGGTGAGATCCGCTTTGACGCCGACTGGTATGACTACGAAACCAAGTACACCGAGGGGCGCAGTCAAACGCTGATTCCCGCTCCACTTCCAGCATCAGTGAGCCAGCAGATTCAAGCCATGGCGATCCGGGCTTGCCAGGCCGTCCATGCCTATGGCCAGGCGCGCGTGGATGTGTTCTACGACGAAACATCGGGCCAGATCTGGCTCAATGAAATCAACACCCTCCCAGGCTTCACCTCCCAAAGCATGTATCCCACACTCTGGGAGGCCACAGGTATCCCATTACCGCAATTGGTGGCGCAGCTGGTAGACACAGCGCGAGAATGA
- a CDS encoding cell division protein FtsQ/DivIB produces MASIQTPSTPSPTPNPSAPLPPNIERRRRLRQEKLRERIIQAWRILFFAGSTTALAWILLSSGWNLRSIDQIRVSGSDRVGAESVVEAGDLRFPIPLLSLQPGNLERLLMDELPVQSVSIHRRLLPPGLEIKLMDRRPIAAATRNAAGGIERGMVDREGFWMPMTAALAEETPESDVRVQGWTLTRRATIAKLLEKRDQLGSPLQVVLVAPDGDLSVRMASLGLVKLGSNAALLDQQINTVIELTRSLPPQLRGQNNSTIDLSDPSKPELQLPPPPPKKASKS; encoded by the coding sequence ATGGCCAGCATTCAGACCCCGTCAACACCCTCTCCAACGCCGAACCCTTCGGCCCCACTGCCTCCAAACATCGAGCGCCGCCGAAGGCTTCGGCAAGAGAAACTGCGCGAACGGATCATTCAGGCATGGCGGATCCTGTTCTTTGCCGGTTCAACCACTGCGCTGGCCTGGATTTTGCTGAGTTCCGGCTGGAACCTCCGCTCAATCGATCAAATTCGAGTCAGCGGAAGCGACCGGGTGGGGGCGGAGAGCGTTGTCGAAGCAGGGGACCTACGTTTCCCAATACCACTTCTGTCACTCCAGCCGGGCAACCTCGAGCGACTCTTGATGGACGAACTGCCGGTGCAGTCTGTCTCTATCCATCGCCGGCTCCTGCCACCTGGCCTGGAGATCAAACTGATGGATCGACGTCCGATCGCGGCAGCCACGCGAAACGCAGCTGGCGGCATCGAGAGAGGGATGGTCGATCGTGAAGGGTTTTGGATGCCTATGACAGCAGCCCTTGCAGAAGAAACCCCTGAAAGCGATGTCCGCGTTCAGGGCTGGACTTTGACTCGTCGCGCAACCATCGCAAAACTCCTCGAGAAACGGGATCAACTTGGCAGCCCTCTGCAGGTGGTTCTTGTGGCTCCCGATGGAGATCTCAGTGTGCGCATGGCCTCTCTCGGCCTCGTGAAACTCGGGTCTAACGCGGCCTTGCTGGACCAGCAGATCAACACCGTGATTGAGCTGACACGCAGCCTGCCTCCACAGCTGCGAGGTCAGAACAACAGCACAATTGATTTATCGGATCCCAGCAAACCTGAACTGCAGTTGCCTCCACCTCCCCCGAAGAAAGCGAGCAAATCCTGA